The sequence GGGTCCGCGCGTGCTGCACCGCGTCCCGGAGGGCTGGACGGACCGGCCGTACGAGCTCTTCGAGCTGGTGCCGCGCGGCCGGGTGATCGGCGCCGAGATCCACGGCGTGGACCTGTCCCGTCCCCTGGAAACGGCCGTGCGCGCCGAGCTGGACCGGGCGCTGGCGGAGTGGAAGGTGCTGTTCTTCCGGGAGCAGCACCTCACCTCGCAGCAGCAGCGCGCCTTCGCCGGGCACTGGGGCGAGCTGGAGACCAACCCGCTGCTCGCCACCGGCGACGACCCGGAGGTGGCCCGCCTGGACCGCTCGGCCGTCCCCACCTTCGAGAACGTCTGGCACGCCGACGTCACCTTCCGCGAGCGCCCGGCGCTCGGCGCGGTCCTCCAGCTCCGCGAGGTCCCGCCGGTGGGCGGGGACACGCTGTGGGCGGACATGGCGGCGGCGTACGACAACCTGCCCGAGGAGGTGAAGGAGCGCATCGAGGGGGCGCGGGCGGTGCACGACTTCATCCCCGGGTTCTCCCGGTTCTACCCGCCGGAGCGGCTGGCCCCGCACCAGGACCGGTTCCCGCCGGTCGAACACCCGGTGGTGCGGCGCCACCCGGTCACCGGCCGCCGGACGATCTTCGTCAACGCCTCGTTCACCACCCGGATCGTCGGGTTCGCGCAGGAGGAGAGCGACCGGCTGCTGCGGCTGCTCTTCCAGCAGGCGCACGCGCCGGAGTTCCAGGTGCGGCACAGCTGGCGGGCGGGCGACGTCGCGTTCTGGGACAACCGGGCCACCCAGCACTACGCGGTCAACGACTACGCCCCGCACCGCCGGGTCGCCGAACGCGTCGCCATCGCGGGGGACCGCCCCCACTGATCCCTGCGGGCGGGCTGCTTGAATGGAAGGGTGACCCGAGCCTCCCTGGACAAGCAGCCGCACGAAGTCGCCTCGATGTTCGACGGAGTGGCGGCCAACTACGACCTGACCAACGACGTGATCTCGCTGGGCCAGGCCCGGCAGTGGCGCAAGGCGGTCGCGGCGGCGGTCGACGCCCGTCCCGCGCAGAAGATCCTCGACCTGGCGGCGGGCACCGCGACCTCCTCGCAGCCCTTCGCCCGGGCCGGCGCCTACGTCGTACCGTGCGACTTCTCGCTCGGCATGCTGACGGTCGGCAAGCGGCGCCACCCGTGGATGCCGTTCACGGCGGGCGACGGCATGAAGCTGCCGTTCAAGGACGAGGTCTTCGACACCGTCACGATCTCCTTCGGGCTGCGCAACATCCAGGACACCGAGACCGCGCTGCGCGAGCTGTACCGGGTGACGAAGCCGGGCGGCCGGGTCGTGATCTGCGAGTTCTCGCAGCCGACCTGGGCCCCGTTCCGCACGGTCTACACCGAGTACCTGATGCGCGCGCTGCCGCCGACCGCCCGGGCCGTCTCCTCCAACCCGGACGCGTACGTCTATCTCGCCGAATCCATCCGCGCCTGGCCCGACCAGCCCGGCCTCGCCGCACTCCTCCAGAAGGCGGGCTGGTCGAAGGTGGCGTGGCGCAACCTCACCGGCGGCGTGGTGGCCCTGCACCGGGCCACCCGCGCCTGACCTTCGTACGAGGCCTCAGAGCTCCAGCCGGTAGCAGCGCGCCTCCTGTCCGGGGCGCGGGGTGGTGAAGGTCTCCGCGTGGTGCATCCCGAGCCGCTCCGCCACCGCGATCGATCGCGCGTTACGGGAGTCGATCATCGCGACGACGTCCGGCACCCCGGCCGCCCGCAGCCGCTCCAGCGTGGCGCGGGCGGCGGCGGTGGCGTAACCGCGCCCCCAGGCCGTACGCGCCAGCCGCCAGCCGATCTCGATCGCGCCGACCGGCCCGTAGTGGGTGTGCGGCCACGGCTGCGCCCCGGTGAAGCCGAGCACGGTGCCGTCCTCGTCGGTGACGGTCCACAGGCAGTAGCCGAGCTCCGCGTCATGGCGGCGCTGACGGGCGGTGAGTTCCTCGTACACGGAGAAGTCCGCTCTCCGGCCGCCGAAGAACTCCATCACCTCGGGGTCGTCGAAGATCCGGTGCCAGATCAGGGCGTCCTCGTCGGTCGGGACGCGCAGACGTACCGCGGGGGCCGGAGCAGTGGGCGGAACAGGTGCTATCGACATGAGGGAGCCCTTCGGAGGGTTGTTCTGCAGGCCCCCATAGACTGCACGGGACATGTGCCGCGCGGCACGCGAATTCGAGTCTTCGGGAGATCCGACCGTGACCGAGCCCCTCTCCGAGCACAGCGCGGACGTGATCGTCGTCGGAGCGGGCCCAGCCGGCTCCACGACCGCGTACTACCTCGCCAAGGCCGGACTCGACGTCCTGCTCCTGGAAAAGACGGCGTTCCCCCGCGAGAAGGTCTGCGGCGACGGCCTCACCCCCCGCGCCACGAAACAGCTCGTCTCCATGGGGATCGACATCTCCGAGGAGGCCGGCTGGCTGCGCAACAAGGGCCTGCGCATCATCGGCGGCGGCGTCCGGCTCCAGCTGGACTGGCCGGATCTCGCGTCCTACCCGGACTACGGACTGGTCCGTAAACGCGACGACTTCGACGAGCAGCTGGCCCGGCAGGCGCAGAAGGCCGGCGCCCGGCTGTACGAGCGCTGCAACGTGGGCGCCCCGATCCGCGACGAGCGCACCGGCCGGATCACCGGCGTCGAGGCGAAGATCGGTGAGGAGAAGACCCCGGTCACCTTCCACGCCCCGCTCGTGGTCGCCGCCGACGGCAACTCCACCCGGCTCTCCCTCGCGATGGGTCTGCACCGCCGCGAGGACCGCCCGATGGGCGTCGCCGTCCGTACGTACTTCACCTCGCCCCGCCACGACGACGACTACCTGGAGTCCTGGCTGGAGCTGTGGGACAAGCGCGGCGCCCAGGACCGGCTGCTCCCCGGGTACGGCTGGATCTTCGGCATGGGCGACGGCACCTCCAACGTGGGCCTCGGCATCCTCAACTCCTCCTCCGCCTTCAAGGAGCTGGACTGGCGCGAGGTGCTCAAGGCCTGGTGCGCCTCGATGCCCGAGGAGTGGGGGTACACCCCGGAGAACATGACGATGCCCATCCGGGGCGCCGCCCTCCCCATGGCCTTCAACCGCCAGCCGCACTACACCAAGGGCCTCCTGCTCGTCGGTGACGCGGGCGGCATGGTCAACCCGTTCAACGGCGAAGGCATCGCGTACGCCATGGAGTCGGGCCAGATCGCGGCCGACGTCATCGTGCAGGCCCACGCCCGCGCCACCCCCGCCCAGCGCGAACTGGCCCTGAACAACTACCCGAAGGTGCTCAAGGAGACCTACGGCGGCTACTACACGATGGGCCGCGCCTTCGTGAAGCTGATCGGCAACCCGAAGGTCATGAAGGTCGCCACCCAGCGCGGTCTGACCCACCCGCTGCTGATGAAGTTCACGCTGAAGATGCTGGCCAACCTGACCGACCCGACGGGCGGCGACGCGATGGACCGCATCATCAACGGGCTGGCGAAGGTGGCACCGAAGGCCTGACGGACGTCACGCGGACCACCATGGGGAGGGCCGGCGCGGGGGCCTCCGGGCTCAGCCCTGGCCGGCCGTCCCCCGGGTGCGTTCGTAGTGGCGCGCCACCCGGGCCCGGTTGCCGCAGGACGGCTTGCACCACTCCTGGCGGCCGTGGCTCTTGATGAAGTACCGCACGCAGCGCGGCGCGTGGCAGGCCCGCAGCTGTTCGCGCTCCGGCCCGCTCAGGAAGTCCACGGCATCGCGCGCCAGCGCCGCGACCAGCCGTACGCGCGGGTCGCCCTCGGCCGACAACAGCCGTGCCGCCGGGGCCCCTTCGGCGGGCCACTCCAGCTGCGGGGCGACCAGCTCCCGGGCGGCGGCCGCGTTCAGGTGGGCCAGGGCCTCGTCGGCGGGCATCAGGCGGTGGGCGTCGGCCGGGCTGGGCGGGGCGGGGCTGAGCACCCGCGCGAACAGGGCCCGCACAGCCCTTCGTACGCCGACGATCTCGTCCCGGAGCTCCTCGTCGGCGACCAGCTCACCGGTGAGGAACTCCTGGGGCGTGATGTCCCCGGTCTGCTGCTGGATCCACCGCGTCGTCCCCCGGACCGTCTCCAGGTCGTCGGCGACGCCGCCGTCTCCGTCGTGGTGGATGGTGCTCGCCAGTTCCATGACGGGCCGCTGTGCCACCGCTCTCGCCCCCTTCGCCGCCTGCCCTTGAACTCTGCCCCTGAGCCCTGCTGTCCTTGAACTCTGTGCGCCCCCACTCTAGAGTCCTAACGGAAGAATGAAAAATAACGTTAGACGGGGGACGGTCCGACATGTTGCTCGCTCAGATCAGCGATCTGCACCTGGACGGCAGTGACCGCGCGACCAGCAGGGCGACCCGCGTCATGGAGTACCTGCGGGCCCTGCCCCGCCCGGTCGACGCCCTGCTGGTCACCGGAGACATCGCCGACCACGCGGCGGAGTCCGAGTACGAGGAGGCGGCCCGCATCCTCGCCGCGCCCTTCCCCGTACTGCCCTGCCCCGGGAACCACGACGCGCGCCCCGCCTACCGCAAGGCGCTCCTCGGCGAGGCCCCGGCCACCGCGCCCGTCAACCGGGTCCACCACATCGCCGGAACGGCCATCCTGATGTGCGACTCCACCATCCCCGGCCGCGACGAGGGCCGCCTCGCCCCGGAGACGCTGGCCTGGATCGACACCACGCTCGGCGCGCTCCCGGACGGCGTCCCCGCGCTGATCGCCTTCCACCAGCCGCCCGTGGAGCTCCACCACCCGCTGCCCGACGCCGGGCGGCTGGAGGAGCCGGAACACCTCGCCGCCCTCCTCGACGCCCACCCGCGGGTCGTCGCCGTCCTCACCGGCCACGCCCACACGGCCGCCGCCTCCACCTTCGCCGGGCGCCCGCTCGTCGTCGGGCCCGCGGTGACGTGGACGCTGCTCATGCCGTGGGAGGGGGACCGCCCGGCCGACCGCGACCAGCCCCCGGGCCTCGCGTTCCACGTCCTGGGCGAGGACGGGCGCCTGACGACCCACTTCCGCGTCGTGCTCCCCGCCACGGCGCCCGCCCGCGCCGGGGCATAATCCCCGACCCCGCACGTGATCGTGTGCGATGATTTGCGCGCCACCCCCGGTCGTCGGCAGTCCCGGACCGGCTGGTGCCCCGCCCTCGCCCTGAGCTGCGGCACGCGGCGCGTACGACGCTCTTCCCCGCCCCACGCACACATCGAACGCAGATCAGCGGGGTACGGGACAAGCCGATACAGCGCTGCTCGACCCAAGGACAGACAGCCATGACGACCGCCTCCCTGCCCCGGAACTCCTCACGTCCGGAACCGGCCGCCGAGGACACCGCGCCGCCCCAGCACCACGGCCTCTTCCTGGAGCCCCGCTTCGCGGCGGGTCTGACCTCCCCGGACGACGACGAGGACCTGGACGCGCCGTACGAGGCACCGCCCGCGCCCACCACCTCCGCGCGGGAGCCGGAGCGGTCCAACCGCCGCCAGCGCCGCCGCTGACGGGCCGGCGACCGGATCACGGCTGAGGGCCGCCACTCCCGAGCGGGGGAGTGGCGGCCCTCAGCCGTGCCTGCGTCGCGGACGGGCGTGCCCGGACCGCTTGTGAATCAGAGAACGCGGACCGCGCCGGACGGCCGGTCGTAGTCCATGGAGCGCTGCACCGTACCGGTGCTGGAGTTCTGCGCGCCGACGAACTGGCCGCCGCCCACGTAGATCGCGACGTGGTACGCGCTGCCCGCGCCGCCCCAGTACAGGATGTCGCCGGGCTGGAGGTTGTCCAGGGAGACCTGCGTGCCGGCGGTCGACTGGGCCTGCGAGACGCGGGGGAGGTCGATGCCCACCGAGCGGTACGCGGCCTGGACCAGGCCCGAGCAGTCCCACGCGTTGGGGCCGGTGCCGCCGGCCACGTACGCGTCGCCGACCTGGGCCTTGGCGAACGCGACGATGGCCGCGGCGGAGCCCGTGGCGTTCGACGAGGAGGACGGGGCGGACGAGGAGGCGGACGCGGAGGCCGAGTTGCCCGAGGAGGAGCCGGAGGGGGCGCTGAGCGTCGTGCGCTCGGCGGTACGGGAGGCGCGCTCGGCACGCTCCTTGGCCTCCGCCTCGGCGCGGGCCTTGGCGGCGGCTTCGGCCTTCTTCTTGGCCTCGGCCTTGCGGACGGCCTCGGCCTTGGCTTTCTTGGCCTTCTTCGCGGCGCTCTCGGCCGCGGCGTCCTCGTGGGCCTGCGTCTCCAGGTCGAGGGCGACCTGCTGCGTGGCCTGTGCGGAGGCGGCGACGGCGGTGGAGAGCCCGGCGGTGATGGTGGGCATCTCGATCGTCTGGGTCACCGGTTCGGCCTGGGCCGGACCGGCGGCACCCGCGACCGCGATGGTGCTGAGGACGCCACCGGCAACTCCGGCTCGCAGCGCCGACTTCGAGGCGCGCTGGCGGGGCTTCCGGTGGCTGGGTATGTGAGCGGTGTGGGACATGGGTACTAGCGCTATCAGGGCTGTAGGGGTCCCATCAAGAAACGTGTGTTGCGACACAGTTACGTTCGGAATCTGCGAATCCGCTTTCCGTACGCCTTTATTGACGCCGTAACGGGCAAAACGGGCACGTGCGATCAGGGCCGTGATCTCAGCCTTTCGGCAATACGCCCGAATTGCCCGCCGCCTACCATCCGTTCACGCCGATGGCCAAGCCCGGTTTCCCGGTGGGGCGCGCCGGGTGACGCAGGTCACGGTGTGCCCGTCCGGCGGCAGGCAACCCTCGCGCACGCGACCGGGTCCGCTCCGCGTCGACGACCGACGCTCCGCCGACCCCTTCCCGATGTCGTCGTGCCCGCGATCCGGGAAGTTCGTGAATGCGTGCACATGTCCCCTTCGGTCCGCGCCAACCCCCGTCCGGGTGAGGGCGGATGGCGACCGGGTCCCTTATCACTCCACCGCCGCCCACCGCCAATTTGCTTGTAGTGCCCTTCCATTGATAGCGCCGCACCCTTTTGACCAGCGGTAACACCGGTGAATGTCACGTCTCGTGATCACTTCGCCGCTTCGCGTACGAAGATCACCGCTCATACGACTTCATGATCCTTCGTCAGGTGGTGGAGATCACAAAGACGGTGGCGTACCCCGTGTCGCAGATCACAGGGCGACGGGCATAGGATGCGGGGCAGTCGGGCTTGTGAACTGCCTCACATGTGCACGATCTTGGTGAGGTGGCGAGCCGGTCGCCCGATGCGGTCCAACGGTCAAGGACGACTGGAAGGAGCGAGGAGCGTGAATGCCTACGCGCCCATCCTCGTGCTCGGCGCCCTGGGGGCAGGGTTTGCGATCTTCTCCGTGGTCATGGCCACGCTTATCGGCCCCAAGCGGTACAACCGGGCAAAGCTCGAAGCGTACGAGTGCGGTATCGAACCCACGCCGACACCGGCCGGAGGCGGCCGCTTCCCCATCAAGTACTACCTGACGGCGATGCTTTTCATCGTCTTCGACATCGAGATCGTCTTCCTCTATCCCTGGGCGGTCTCCTTCGACGCCCTGGGGATCTTCGGGCTCGTGGAGATGCTGCTCTTCGTGCTCACCGTCTTCGTCGCCTATGCGTATGTCTGGCGTCGCGGCGGCTTGGAATGGGACTGAGGGGCTGAGGGGCACACATGGGACTCGAAGAGAAGCTGCCTAGCGGCTTTGTGCTGACCACCGTCGAACAGGCCGCCGGCTGGGTGCGGAAGTCCTCCGTCTTCCCGGCCACGTTCGGCCTCGCCTGCTGCGCCATCGAGATGATGACGACCGGCGCGGGCCGCTACGACCTGGCCCGGTTCGGGATGGAGGTCTTCCGCGGATCGCCGCGCCAGGCGGACCTGATGATCGTCGCCGGGCGGGTGAGCCAGAAGATGGCGCCCGTCCTGCGCCAGGTCTACGACCAGATGCCGAACCCCAAGTGGGTCATCTCCATGGGGGTTTGCGCATCATCGGGTGGAATGTTCAACAATTACGCCATTGTGCAGGGCGTTGATCACATTGTCCCGGTCGATATCTATTTGCCGGGATGCCCGCCGCGTCCCGAGATGCTGCTGGACGCCATCCTGAAGCTCCACCAGAAGATCCAGGACGGCAAGCTCGGGGTCAACGCGGAGGAAGCCGCCCGCGAGGCGGAGGAAGCGGCCCTCAAGGCGCTGCCCCTGATCGAGATGAAGGGGCTCCTGCGGTGAGCGACAACACCCACGGCGAGGGGCAGAACGGCAACGCCGTACCCGCCCCGCGCGACACCGGCGGCGAGGTCATCCGCGTACGCAAGGGCATGTTCGGCGCCAACAACGGCGGCGACACCTCCGGTTACGGCGGCCTCATCCGCACCGTCACCCTGCCCGGCGCCTCCTCCCGGCCGTACGGGGGGTGGTTCGACGAGGTGGCCGACGAGCTCGAAGGGGCCCTGGAGGAGCAGGACCTGCTCCCCGAGAACGCCATCGAACGCACCGTCGTCGACCACGACGAGCTCACCTTCCACATCGCCCGCGAGCACCTGGTCCAGGTCGCCCGCACCCTGCGCGACGACCCCGCCCTGCGCTTCGAGCTCTGTACGGGCGTCAGCGGCGTCCACTTCCTCGGGGACAAGGGACGCGAGCTGCACGCCGTCTACCACCTGCGGTCCCTCACCCACGGCCGGATCGTCCGGCTGGAGGTCTCCGCCCCGGACAGCGACCCGCACATCCCGTCCCTCGTCGAGGTCTATCCGACCAACGACTGGCACGAGCGCGAGGCGTACGACTTCTTCGGCCTCATCTTCGACGGGCACCCGGCCCTGACCCGGATCATGATGCCGGACGACTGGCAGGGCTTCCCGCAGCGCAAGGACTACCCGCTCGGCGGCATCGCCGTCGAGTACAAGGGCGCCCAGATCCCGGCTCCGGACCAGCGGAGGTCGTACTCCTGATGACCACTCCCCACGCGACACCCCGTGCCACGACCGAGGGGACTGTATATACAGTCACCGGCGGCGACTGGGACGAGGTCGTCGAATCCGCCGCCAAGTCCGACGACGAACGCATCATCGTCAACATGGGTCCCCAGCACCCGTCCACGCACGGCGTGCTGCGGCTGATCCTGGAGATCGACGGCGAGACCGTCACCGAGGCCCGCTGCGGCATCGGCTACCTCCACACCGGGATCGAGAAGAACCTCGAATTCCGCAACTGGACCCAGGGCACCACCTTCGTCACGCGGATGGACTACCTGACGCCGTTCTTCAACGAGACGGCGTACTGCCTGGGCGTCGAGAAGCTCCTCGGCATCGAGGACCAGATCCCCGACCGGGCCACGATCATCCGCGTGCTCCTGATGGAGCTCAACCGGATCTCCTCGCAC is a genomic window of Streptomyces sp. SID8374 containing:
- a CDS encoding TauD/TfdA family dioxygenase; protein product: MTTTAPPALRDHRIPADGLYEGPRVLHRVPEGWTDRPYELFELVPRGRVIGAEIHGVDLSRPLETAVRAELDRALAEWKVLFFREQHLTSQQQRAFAGHWGELETNPLLATGDDPEVARLDRSAVPTFENVWHADVTFRERPALGAVLQLREVPPVGGDTLWADMAAAYDNLPEEVKERIEGARAVHDFIPGFSRFYPPERLAPHQDRFPPVEHPVVRRHPVTGRRTIFVNASFTTRIVGFAQEESDRLLRLLFQQAHAPEFQVRHSWRAGDVAFWDNRATQHYAVNDYAPHRRVAERVAIAGDRPH
- a CDS encoding demethylmenaquinone methyltransferase, which produces MTRASLDKQPHEVASMFDGVAANYDLTNDVISLGQARQWRKAVAAAVDARPAQKILDLAAGTATSSQPFARAGAYVVPCDFSLGMLTVGKRRHPWMPFTAGDGMKLPFKDEVFDTVTISFGLRNIQDTETALRELYRVTKPGGRVVICEFSQPTWAPFRTVYTEYLMRALPPTARAVSSNPDAYVYLAESIRAWPDQPGLAALLQKAGWSKVAWRNLTGGVVALHRATRA
- a CDS encoding GNAT family N-acetyltransferase — translated: MSIAPVPPTAPAPAVRLRVPTDEDALIWHRIFDDPEVMEFFGGRRADFSVYEELTARQRRHDAELGYCLWTVTDEDGTVLGFTGAQPWPHTHYGPVGAIEIGWRLARTAWGRGYATAAARATLERLRAAGVPDVVAMIDSRNARSIAVAERLGMHHAETFTTPRPGQEARCYRLEL
- a CDS encoding geranylgeranyl reductase family protein, which translates into the protein MTEPLSEHSADVIVVGAGPAGSTTAYYLAKAGLDVLLLEKTAFPREKVCGDGLTPRATKQLVSMGIDISEEAGWLRNKGLRIIGGGVRLQLDWPDLASYPDYGLVRKRDDFDEQLARQAQKAGARLYERCNVGAPIRDERTGRITGVEAKIGEEKTPVTFHAPLVVAADGNSTRLSLAMGLHRREDRPMGVAVRTYFTSPRHDDDYLESWLELWDKRGAQDRLLPGYGWIFGMGDGTSNVGLGILNSSSAFKELDWREVLKAWCASMPEEWGYTPENMTMPIRGAALPMAFNRQPHYTKGLLLVGDAGGMVNPFNGEGIAYAMESGQIAADVIVQAHARATPAQRELALNNYPKVLKETYGGYYTMGRAFVKLIGNPKVMKVATQRGLTHPLLMKFTLKMLANLTDPTGGDAMDRIINGLAKVAPKA
- a CDS encoding CGNR zinc finger domain-containing protein, yielding MELASTIHHDGDGGVADDLETVRGTTRWIQQQTGDITPQEFLTGELVADEELRDEIVGVRRAVRALFARVLSPAPPSPADAHRLMPADEALAHLNAAAARELVAPQLEWPAEGAPAARLLSAEGDPRVRLVAALARDAVDFLSGPEREQLRACHAPRCVRYFIKSHGRQEWCKPSCGNRARVARHYERTRGTAGQG
- a CDS encoding metallophosphoesterase codes for the protein MLLAQISDLHLDGSDRATSRATRVMEYLRALPRPVDALLVTGDIADHAAESEYEEAARILAAPFPVLPCPGNHDARPAYRKALLGEAPATAPVNRVHHIAGTAILMCDSTIPGRDEGRLAPETLAWIDTTLGALPDGVPALIAFHQPPVELHHPLPDAGRLEEPEHLAALLDAHPRVVAVLTGHAHTAAASTFAGRPLVVGPAVTWTLLMPWEGDRPADRDQPPGLAFHVLGEDGRLTTHFRVVLPATAPARAGA
- a CDS encoding C40 family peptidase is translated as MSHTAHIPSHRKPRQRASKSALRAGVAGGVLSTIAVAGAAGPAQAEPVTQTIEMPTITAGLSTAVAASAQATQQVALDLETQAHEDAAAESAAKKAKKAKAEAVRKAEAKKKAEAAAKARAEAEAKERAERASRTAERTTLSAPSGSSSGNSASASASSSAPSSSSNATGSAAAIVAFAKAQVGDAYVAGGTGPNAWDCSGLVQAAYRSVGIDLPRVSQAQSTAGTQVSLDNLQPGDILYWGGAGSAYHVAIYVGGGQFVGAQNSSTGTVQRSMDYDRPSGAVRVL
- a CDS encoding NADH-quinone oxidoreductase subunit A, which produces MNAYAPILVLGALGAGFAIFSVVMATLIGPKRYNRAKLEAYECGIEPTPTPAGGGRFPIKYYLTAMLFIVFDIEIVFLYPWAVSFDALGIFGLVEMLLFVLTVFVAYAYVWRRGGLEWD
- a CDS encoding NADH-quinone oxidoreductase subunit B translates to MGLEEKLPSGFVLTTVEQAAGWVRKSSVFPATFGLACCAIEMMTTGAGRYDLARFGMEVFRGSPRQADLMIVAGRVSQKMAPVLRQVYDQMPNPKWVISMGVCASSGGMFNNYAIVQGVDHIVPVDIYLPGCPPRPEMLLDAILKLHQKIQDGKLGVNAEEAAREAEEAALKALPLIEMKGLLR
- a CDS encoding NADH-quinone oxidoreductase subunit C; its protein translation is MSDNTHGEGQNGNAVPAPRDTGGEVIRVRKGMFGANNGGDTSGYGGLIRTVTLPGASSRPYGGWFDEVADELEGALEEQDLLPENAIERTVVDHDELTFHIAREHLVQVARTLRDDPALRFELCTGVSGVHFLGDKGRELHAVYHLRSLTHGRIVRLEVSAPDSDPHIPSLVEVYPTNDWHEREAYDFFGLIFDGHPALTRIMMPDDWQGFPQRKDYPLGGIAVEYKGAQIPAPDQRRSYS